One Manihot esculenta cultivar AM560-2 chromosome 6, M.esculenta_v8, whole genome shotgun sequence DNA segment encodes these proteins:
- the LOC110616718 gene encoding very-long-chain aldehyde decarbonylase CER3, with protein MAAPLSVWPWEKLGIFKYLFYGPLVAKAIYSQIHQEGNFMIDWCLHILIICALRGLVHIFWSSFVNMLFLTSNRRINQQGYDFKQIDNEWNWDNFILLQAIIASIACYIFPTFIENVPVWNTKGFITILILHVGMSEPLYYWVHRCFHESYPFTHYHSLHHSSHVLHPFTGATATFLEHLVLTMIIGIPITGSYMMGYGSRAVVYGYILAFDFLRCLGHSNVEIVSHRLFEIFPFFRYLLYTPSYHSLHHSEMGTNFCLFMPVFDAIWNTLNANSWELHNQISSHAGKKERVPDFVFLAHAVDVSSSMHAPFVNRAIASFPYTAVSVMLPFWPVSFMVLLAMWAKAKTFMLSFYNLKGRLHATWVVPRTGFQYFLPFAQEGINKHIEEAILRADRDGVKVISLAALNKNEALNGGGTLFVNKHPKLRVRVVHGNTLTAAVILNEIHKDVKEVFLTGATSKLGRAIALYLCQRRVRVLMLTLSTERFQNVQKEAPLDCQSYLVQVTKYQAARNCKNWIVGKWITPREQSWAPKGTHFHQFVVPPILSFRRDCTYGDLAAMRLPEDVQGLGCCEYTMERGVVHACHAGGVVHLLEGWTHHEVGAIDVDRIDLVWNAALKHGLKPVSSVNKQKSM; from the exons ATGGCTGCTCCATTGTCAGTTTGGCCTTGGGAGAAGCTGGGAATTTTCAAG TATCTGTTTTATGGACCACTGGTTGCAAAAGCCATATATTCACAGATTCATCAGGAGGGTAACTTCATGATTGATTGGTGTCTCCATATTCTCATTATCTGTGCTCTTCGAGGATTAGTTCATATTTTCTGGAGCTCTTTCGTTAACATGCTTTTCCTCACAAGTAATCGCCGGATAAACCAGCAAGGCTATGATTTCAAGCAGATAGACAATGAATGGAACTG GGACAATTTCATACTTCTTCAAGCGATAATTGCATCCATTGCATGCTATATCTTCCCAACGTTCATTGAAAATGTTCCTGTGTGGAACACAAAAGGATTCATTACCATTTTGATACTCCATGTCGGAATGTCAGAGCCTCTATACTACTGGGTACACAGATGCTTCCATGAAAGTTATCCTTTTACCCATTACCATTCACTTCATCATTCGTCGCATGTGCTCCATCCCTTTACAG GTGCAACTGCAACATTTTTAGAGCATCTTGTACTAACCATGATCATTGGAATTCCAATAACTGGGTCTTATATGATGGGATATGGATCAAGAGCTGTGGTTTATGGTTATATTTTGGCATTTGATTTCCTTAGATGCTTGGGACACTCCAATGTCGAAATTGTTTCTCATCGATTGTTTGAGATTTTCCCTTTCTTTAGATATCTCCTCTATACACCATC ATACCATAGCCTGCACCACTCGGAGATGGGCACCAATTTCTGCCTTTTTATGCCTGTATTTGATGCGATATGGAACACCCTAAACGCCAATTCTTGGGAACTCCACAACCAAATAAGTTCACATGCAG GGAAAAAAGAGAGAGTGCCTGATTTTGTGTTCTTAGCTCATGCGGTGGATGTTTCATCTTCAATGCATGCACCGTTTGTTAACAGGGCGATTGCCTCATTCCCCTACACGGCCGTGTCTGTAATGCTCCCATTCTGGCCGGTTTCATTTATGGTGCTGCTAGCCATGTGGGCTAAGGCTAAGACCTTCATGCTATCCTTCTACAATCTAAAAGGCAGATTGCACGCAACATGGGTCGTGCCTAGGACTGGCTTTCAG TATTTCCTGCCGTTTGCTCAAGAGGGCATTAACAAGCACATAGAAGAAGCAATTCTAAGAGCTGATAGAGATGGGGTCAAGGTCATTAGTCTTGCTGCATTAAACAAG aatGAAGCACTGAATGGTGGTGGAACGCTATTTGTGAACAAGCACCCAAAGCTTAGAGTTCGAGTGGTGCATGGAAACACCTTAACAGCTGCTGTTATTCTCAATGAAATCCACAAGGATGTTAAAGAAGTGTTTCTAACTGGAGCTACTTCTAAACTTGGAAGAGCCATTGCCCTCTATCTTTGCCAAAGGAGAGTAAGGGTGCTT ATGTTGACTCTTTCAACCGAAAGATTCCAAAATGTTCAAAAGGAAGCTCCCTTGGATTGCCAAAGCTACCTAGTACAAGTCACCAAGTATCAGGCAGCCAGAAATTGCAAG AATTGGATCGTTGGCAAATGGATCACACCTAGAGAGCAAAGCTGGGCTCCAAAAGGAACACATTTCCATCAATTTGTAGTCCCACCAATACTGTCGTTTAGAAGAGACTGCACTTACGGGGATCTTGCAGCCATGAGACTGCCGGAGGACGTTCAGGGGCTCGGATGCTGTGAG TATACAATGGAGAGAGGAGTGGTTCATGCATGCCATGCAGGTGGTGTGGTTCATCTGCTAGAAGGTTGGACTCACCATGAAGTCGGTGccatagatgtggacaggattGATCTGGTTTGGAATGCTGCTTTGAAGCATGGATTAAAGCCTGTATCAAGTGTCAACAAACAAAAATCAATGTGA